GGTGGTCACAGTCCTGTCCTGAAATGGGGTCTTGGGATGTGGAGTGAGCCTGTTCCTCTTATTTTGTAGACCATGTGCCTTTCCAGAGAAGCCCAGGCCCAACCATGCTGCTTCTGTGGGGTGTCAGGGGGGTAGCAGGGTGTTCCTTCTGCTGTGCTCCCCTTGCTGCCCCCAAAtaccagcaggagctgctggccttTGCCATGGCGCTGGAAGTTTTGTGGCTTTTAGGGAGTTTGCTTTAATTGCTGCAGAGTTTTGAGTTACAGGGACTTGGGGATGGTGTGTGAGAGGCTTGGAAAgtgtgtgtgctggggatgCAGTGGGACCCTGGGTGAGGTCTGGCAGGAGCCCCATCCCGCTGTCCCACTTGCAGCCCTGGGGTGAAGTGAACACCCAGGGGAagcatccagccctgctgcctgcatcTCTGGGGGGTGGATCAGCCCTTCTGCCCTGCACGGTGTGGGTTAAGTCACTCTCTGCTTTCCCGAGATGAGCACGGGATCGGCTATCCTAGGATGGAGAGCTGCCACTGGCTCAGCTCCCTCTTTAGCCAGTGTTTGAGCAAAATTCGTGCTTAATTTGGTTTGAGTCTCTGCTCTGTCTTTCATCAGGTCAGCAGGATGAAAGGCATAGGCCAGATCTCCTCACGGGCCAATTTGGGCCTGTTTGTAGAGAGATTTGATCTCCCCTGAATGTGTGCAGGGCCCCCCTCATTGTTAGTGCCACCAgcttcccctctgctgggacaATAGTGCCTTGAGTCCTCCCGGGTAATCTCCCCCCTTATCTCCCTTCTCTTCCGTAGCCTCTGTCCCTGACAGGCAGGAGGGTGGGAGCTTTAGGAAGAGCTGATTATGCAGATGGAGAGGTGCTGTGTCTCCCTTTTTGGGGAGAGGGGCTGAGAAGAGGGTATTCAACACATCTGAGCTCTTCCCTGCTCGGCCCCCACTCTGTGCTCCTGGAAACCCTACCAAGAGATTCTGTGGTGGGGTCAGGGATATTTGGAGATCCCCTTTGCTCTCTGGTCACTTGGCCACACTGACTTTCTCCAGGCTGGTCCCTCTCTTTGTGGGGCTGTGGTCATGGGGAAGAGCAAGGTGACCATTGCTGGGGATGCTGGATGTGTCCATGGGCAGGCTGGCTGACCTGATGGTCCAGCTCAGGTGAAGCCATGAGGGAACAAGGATGCATCCCGTGGGAACCCACCTCTGCAGCTTTATTTTGGCATGTCCCAGGCTGGATCCTGTGCTCCAAAACTGCTTGGCTGAAGTGTGGTGGGCACAGGCCTGTGGCTGTGGGTGGTACTGAGGGTCCTTTGAGGATCTCAGGGAGGGGGACAGCATTTTTATACCTCCCCAAAAGCACAAGGGCAATTAGCAGCCCCACTTGGGGTTTTGTGTGAGCCATTAAGggccttttctttctgctggtGAGGAAGTTAACAGGTTGCTTTATCCACTGCCTGCAGGTAGAAGAAAGCGCTGAAGAGGCTGCAAAAGTAGATGTAGAAAAGCAAAAGGGTGGAAAGGAGGCAGTTGTGAGCCAACTTTTGGGGGAGTGTTTTGAAATCAAAGTActctttctaaaaagaaaacttaagACCAGCAGATCTATTCAGCAGTCAAGCTccgatttttttttctttttctcagcgCTGTGTAATGATTGTTAAATGCTGGGGATACTTTGTAAAatagaaaggagggagggaggacagagcagaatttaaatttaagtttggATAGGAGTACAAAGCCCCTTAGTTCCCCACTTCTCCTTTATTCATCTGTATGGCTTGACAAGATGCTGACCAGAGCCTGTGGTAAATGTTTTACAGTACCATGTATCAGCCAGATCAATTCTCCTGTGCTTGAGGGAGTGCAGATGAAATGGCTTAAAGGCTCCCCTGCTGAAAGCGATAGGGGCATCATTTCTGCCGGAGGAGACAGATTTAGTCGCCTGACATTTATTTGGCCACGGTGTACTTTGCAGATTTCACACCCGGGGCCGATAGCCAACCTGATGATGTCAGATGCgagctggaagagaaggaaaaatcacACGAAATCTGGTGCTGCTCCTCTTTTGTCAAGCAGATGAGTTTTGCTGAGTGTCATGGTTGTTTTACTCCACGGAGTGCTCTGATGGAAGGTGCCTGGCGAGAGCAGGATGTTACTAAAGCGGCGCGTCCCGGTATGACACGGCAGCAGAAATAGCTCCGTAATTTACGTCATTTCTTTCAATCCTGTTTTGCCTTTAGGTCGTTTGAATTCCAACCCGAGCAACCATGAGCGCGCTTGACTTGACTTCCATCCTGGATTTCCTGGAGACGGCCAACTTGACGGAGATCAACTGGACGTGCAGCAACGGCGAGTGCATCACGGTGGATGCCACAACATGCACTGGCACGCTCAACAAGAGTGCCCTGCTCTACACCCTGTCCTTCTTCTACATCTTCATCTTCGTCATAGGCCTGGTGGCCAACTCGGTGGTGGTGTGGGTCAACCTGCAGGCCAAAATGACGGGCTATGAGACCCACCTGTACATCTTCAACCTGGCCATCGCCGACCTGTGCGTCGTCATCACCCTGCCCGTGTGGGTCGTCTCGCTCGTCCAGCACAACCAGTGGCACATGGGGGAAATCACGTGCAAGATAACCCACCTGATATTTTCCATCAACTTGTACAGCAGCATCTTCTTCCTGGCGTGCATGAGCGTGGACCGCTACCTCTCGGTCGCCTATTTCACCAACTCCAGCAGCCGCAAGAAGAAGATCATCCGCCGCTGCATCTGCATCCTGGTGTGGCTCCTGGCCTTCTCCGCCTCCCTCCCGGACACCTATTACCTCAAGACAGTCTCATCCAACAGCGAGACCTACTGCAGGCCTGTCTACCCCGAGGAGAGCTTCAAGGAGTGGTTGATTGGCATGGAGCTCATCTCCGTGGTGCTGGGCTTCCTCATCCCCTTTCCCGTCATCGCTGTGTTTTATTTCCTCCTGGCCAAGAGCATCTCCACCTCCAGCGACCAGGAGCGCAAGAGCAACGGGAAGATCATCTTCTCCTACGTCGTGGTGTTCCTGGTGTGCTGGCTGCCCTACCACGTGGCCGTCCTGCTGGACATCTTCTACAGCCTTCACTTCATCCCCATCAGCTGCCAGATGGAGAACTTCCTCTACGCCACCCTCCACATCACTCAGTGCTTCTCGCTGGTCCACTGCTGCGTCAACCCCATCCTGTACAGCTTCATCAACCGCAACTACAGATACGAGCTCATGAAAGCCTTCATTTTCAAGTACTCTGCCAAAACTGGCCTCACCAAACTCATCGACGCCTCCAGAGTGTCAGAAGCAGAATACTCAGCTCTGGAGCAAAATGCCAAATGACTGCAAACCCAGAAAGGAGCTTCCTTGACTCTCTGACCTGatgtggttgttttgtttggtttttttttttgtgcgtTACagtttgttgtttatttttattttttttttaccccttccTTTCAATGTGCTTGTTACGAACGCGGCGTGAATTCCAGCCTATAAAAGAGAGAGGACAAAGTGTAATTTAAGAGTAGGATCAGTTACAAAGTGGAAGTGGTACCAAAATTAAAACCTTTTCTCCTCCTAGCCCAGTGTGGACTCCTCAACAACGCTATGCAAGTGGAAATTACTTCCTAGCAGACAAAGCCATTGTGTACCATAGATAACATGAATAAGCTTCTCCTTCCACATCTTGATTCCCTCTTGTCTCCTTGtgtatgtttatatatatagtGTGTTGTATTTAAAAGCTCAAGACtttattttctgcctctttGGTGTACCTTATACAAGTGTATTTGaaagttaaatatatttttatcatGTATTTGAAGTATATTGCTGATGAGTGTATCCAGAGTGCTGTAGTCTGAGTGTTAGGTGGCCGTTTGGCTCCAAGAGGATGCTGATAAATAGGATGGAAATGATCTCTTGGGAGCATCCTCCCTGGCTGGCACACTTTATGGACCATGGCTTTATGTGGTGTCACACCCACATGCTGGAGCATGAAATATATGTAGTGTAATATAGCTGCCATCATGTTAAAATTAACAGTATTGTCAGAGTCTTTAACTCCTACACCCCTGCTTCACCAGGCTGTATCCTCCTGCACAGAGTGAGTGACCTTACTGCTGAGAGTTGTCTCTATTTGTAAgttatttttgtaaaataaagatctgagaaaaagaaaacaaaacctgtgCCTACCAGTGGTTTGACTTGCCAGCCTTCTCCTCaggtaaaaaaatataaagccaAAAAGGAGAGATCTCAAGGCCACCTCAGTCCTTTGGTGCAGGAGCAGACAGGTCAGTCAGAGTTCCCCAGGTGTTTGGTGGCCAGAAAGAACTGATGGAGGAATGGGAGATGGCACTGGAGCATGGtgagcagggaaggggtgggagGAGTGTGTCTGTGCTGGTGGGGAAGGTAAAAGTGATGGATTTATGAGGTAAAAGCTGCTAGGACtgatgaaaagctgtgtttgtaGCTTAGAAATAAACACAGggaaggaaaatacagaagtgTGCAGATGGAGCGGATATTTGGACTAATCCAGGTTCAGCCCTCTGTGGTTTTTGCTGGCTGTGGAATTGGGGGTTAGCAGTCCTGACAGCACTAAATCCCTTTTTATCTCTTCTTCCCTTTGGTGTGGATTTGCAGGGCTGTAGTGTCCGAGTGGGGCAGGATCCAGGCGCTGTGGGATGCCTCAAGTGGAGCTCCAAGCCAGCAAAGGACTTGAATTGTGGTGGTGTTCACCTCAGGACAAGGTATTTAATGTCAAATCAGTGATGTCTCCCAGCCGTGtttgctgctccagggcagtgCTACACTGAAATTCCTGTTCAATCCAAGCATGCCCTCATCCCTCTGCCATCCCAGCAGCCAAACAATCTGGGAATGactggtttttatttctctctacTCGTTCCATTACTGCCTCCTCAAAGGTCATCCTGTAAAAACAGATGTTAAGTCTGTCATCCCCTCCTCAAACTGGTGTTGCTGAAAAAGCACCAGTGCATTCCCATATGGGGAGAAatcccaaaagaaaaaggattccTGGTTGCAGGGAAGCTGTCAGGATGGAGTGCAGGCGTTGCTTTTTGTGCTGATGCCTCTTGTGCACTGTGGGTATTTTGAGTTTCCTGTTAACCttaagctgctgctgagctgcaagGAAAGTTCTCCTTTGTGCTGACATTGAAATGAGTGAGAAATGAATGCCCTGCTTTAGCTGGGCATTGCTTCCCTTCCCTCAGCATCCCTGTTTGCAGCTGTGTGTCctccccagaggtgctggatACAGCTCTGGCATCGTGCTCCTATCcccctgctgggtgtttttcattttagagCAGCAGAATTGTTTCAGTTCAGGTTCCCTCTCAGGCAGTGGGTTGTTCTCACGTGGTGCTGTAGCTTTACACTGGCAGAAACtcacagaatttctttttttttttttttttcttcacctctGCAGtttggaattcccagagcagtgtcagccCTGCGCAGAGCCCGGGTGGTGCTGAGTGTTGGGGAGATCCTGCAGACCTGCTGCTTCAACCACACTGATAAAGTCTCCAAGCCTCTTCCTCAGGGAGGTGAATCGTGGTGTGATGGTGCCTTTTCCAAAGGCAGGGTcagacagggagcagggaaaggtcaGGACCATGACCCTTGCTGTCAGTACTGTGCACACATGGATCCTTTCCAGCTCCTTGATGGGAAAACCTGGAGCTGAGCACTCACCTTGTCCCTTGAAAGGACAagtggagctgggaggcagcaccccccccacagcagcagtttgggaagTGGGAACCTTCCAATCCTCTCTCCAAATCCTCTCCAGGGATTGGCACTGCTGAGTGGCCCCGAGGTGGCCATGGCTCTGTGGGAAGGGGGGTGGTGGGCAGAGGATGGGAAATGGGTGGAGGGCAGGACaatgcagaggggcaggagggatggagtTTGTAATTGTGTATTTCTCATTAGGACTCTGGTTTCGTGctcaaaattctcaaaaatcAAACTGGCATAATATGGTGTAATAGCTAAAAACTTGTCTGTGCTCTAGGAAGCTTTTCTCCTGTGTGACACAATACCCCAGCTGGTGTTTGCACTGAGACCAAAGTGTGGATCTGGACTCCTTGGAGACTGAAATGAGGGAATTTATCAGCAGGTGAGTGAAAATAGGTGTCTTCTGTGGTGGGACTGTGACTTAGAGTGATTGATGTGATGGCTGCTGTCACTTTGTTTGGCCAAACGTCCTGAGCCTGGAACTTGGGGTGTTTAGGAATAATTTCTTAATGGAAAAGGTTGTTAAGctttggaaggggctgcccaggggagagatggagtccccatccctggaggtgttcaaggaaaGACTGGACGTGGCAcctggtgctctgggctgggtgacaaggtggggattaATCACGGGTTGGACtctgttggaaaagacctcccaGACCATCAACATGGCTCTGTGGTTCTGTTTTATTTAtgctcctccctgctgtggctTTGTGCCTTGCTGTGCCTGGGGATCTCCCTTGCTCCTCTGACAGCCACAGGTGTCCATGGGGATTCAgatctttccttttccaggagGTCAAATTCACAGTGTAAAGGCTTGGCTGGAAAAACGAGCCCAAACCAAACATAATCCATAATCTGGAGAGAGTCCTCCTGCTTAACTCTTGGGCTTTCTGGTAAAGCATCTCCACGTGCCTCAGAGGCAGGCACTgagcaaataaaaatgcatcTGCTCCGTGAGAAAGGCTTTATTTCTCCCACAGAAAGTGCAGTGCTGCTTTATTGTTCCTTAAACACAGCTTTCCTTTTGTGAGCCATAAACGACGTTCAGGTGTAGCACAGTGACTTTAAATCAGCTCCTCTGGCATTATGCAGATAATGTACTGCAAGAAACACCCAACTGGCCCCTTTCTCCTTGTGCTAATTCATGGTTTCAGCACTGCTGACTTTAGGTACTCTCCTTTCACGAGTTCACTGAGCATAAAAGCCAGTTAAAATTCCTAAGAAGCAAGAAATAACTCAGCTGTGAGCAATATTGAAGCACGTGGGGGTGGGGGCAGCACTGCCAAAG
This sequence is a window from Haemorhous mexicanus isolate bHaeMex1 chromosome 26, bHaeMex1.pri, whole genome shotgun sequence. Protein-coding genes within it:
- the ACKR3 gene encoding atypical chemokine receptor 3; the encoded protein is MSALDLTSILDFLETANLTEINWTCSNGECITVDATTCTGTLNKSALLYTLSFFYIFIFVIGLVANSVVVWVNLQAKMTGYETHLYIFNLAIADLCVVITLPVWVVSLVQHNQWHMGEITCKITHLIFSINLYSSIFFLACMSVDRYLSVAYFTNSSSRKKKIIRRCICILVWLLAFSASLPDTYYLKTVSSNSETYCRPVYPEESFKEWLIGMELISVVLGFLIPFPVIAVFYFLLAKSISTSSDQERKSNGKIIFSYVVVFLVCWLPYHVAVLLDIFYSLHFIPISCQMENFLYATLHITQCFSLVHCCVNPILYSFINRNYRYELMKAFIFKYSAKTGLTKLIDASRVSEAEYSALEQNAK